The following are encoded together in the Lactuca sativa cultivar Salinas chromosome 1, Lsat_Salinas_v11, whole genome shotgun sequence genome:
- the LOC111893530 gene encoding uncharacterized protein LOC111893530 produces MFDSSKQLAQQLLDHRASHITVVTTSEQAKGAKQQKEILEQQEKPTGLGFCQETTSTASSHCHYDCALTPLRASTQQANPAANAGASRACYDCGETGHEKSDCPKARNTNASGVRIVLALGQGEEMEDPMVVTDTYVIEMENGKTESTNDIYSESTLTLDNHSFKIDLLPVSIKSFDIIICMEWLSSNRADILCYERVVNLNLPSGETLVVYGEKLSANLQIISCVKAQKYLRKEYHAFLVHVVVKKQEVKVIKDIPKVCNFPDIFLEDLPGVPPARRVVFRIDLIPSSNP; encoded by the exons ATGTTCGACAGTTCCAAACAATTGGCACAACAACTCCTCGACCACAGGGCCAGCCATATCACTGTGGTGACCACCTCTGAGCAAGCAAAAGGAGCAAAACAACAAAAGGAAATTCTGGAACAACAAGAAAAACCAACTGGCCTAGGATTttgccaagaaacaacaagtactGCCAGTTCGCACTGCCATTATGACTGCGCTCTGACACCCCTGAG GGCGTCTACTCAACAAGCTAATCCGGCCGCCAACGCCGGAGCAAGCCGAGCCTGCTACGACTGTGGGGAAACCGGGCACGAAAAAAGCGATTGCCCAAAAGCTAGAAACACAAACGCCAGTGGTGTCAGGATAGTCTTGGCCTTGGGGCAAGGAGAAGAAATGGAAGATCCCATGgtggttactg ATACATACGTCatagaaatggaaaatggaaagacagagagcactaatGACATATACTCAGAgagtaccctcactctagacaaccactCATTCAAAATCGATCTATTACCTGTTTCAATAAAAAGCTTTGACATCATCATTTGCATGGAATGGTTAAGTTCTAATCGTGCTGACATTCTGTGCTACGAAAGGGTTGTTAACCTTAATCTTCCAAGTGGTGAAACTCTTGTCGTCTACGGCGAAAAACTTAGTGCGaacctacaaatcatctcttgcgtcaaagcgcAAAAGTATCtccgtaaggaataccacgccttCTTAGTCCACGTAGTGGTTAAGAAGCAAGAGGTGAAAGTCATCAAGGACATTCCGAAAGTCTGCAATTTCCCTGACATATTTCTAGAGGACCTTCCCGGAGTCCCACCCGCACGACGGGTCGTTTTCCGAATCGATCTAATCCCCAGCTCTAACCCGTAG